One part of the Apus apus isolate bApuApu2 chromosome 11, bApuApu2.pri.cur, whole genome shotgun sequence genome encodes these proteins:
- the CAPNS2 gene encoding calpain small subunit 2: protein MFLVKALLSGGSGSSHGGNLARGLGGLLTGGGHGGNIGGLVGGLVNLISEAAAQYNPEPPPPPHSHFTNVEAYESDEIRQFRRLFAQLAGDDMEVNATELRDILNKVVSRHQDLKTEGFSLDTCRSMVAVMDSDTNGKLGFEEFKYLWNNIKKWQCVYKQYDTDQSGTVGRAQVPGALKAAGFHLSEQLCQVLVRRYADGDGSLDFNNFISCLVRLDSMFRAFKSLDHDGDGQIKMTIEDWLQLTMYS from the coding sequence ATGTTCCTCGTTAAAGCTTTGCTGAGTGGAGGAAGTGGCAGCAGTCATGGAGGGAACCTTGCACGTGGCCTTGGAGGTCTCCTAACAGGAGGTGGACATGGAGGGAATATTGGAGGACTTGTTGGAGGTCTCGTTAACCTTATAAGCgaagcagcagctcagtatAACCCAGAGCCACCTCCACCTCCTCACAGTCATTTTACCAACGTGGAAGCTTATGAGAGTGATGAGATCAGACAGTTCCGTCGCCTTTTTGCCCAGCTGGCTGGAGATGATATGGAAGTGAATGCCACAGAGCTAAGGGACATCCTGAACAAAGTTGTTTCCAGACATCAAGACTTGAAGACAGAAGGCTTCAGCTTAGACACATGCCGTAGCATGGTAGCTGTCATGGACAGTGACACAAATGGCAAACTGGGCTTTGAAGAGTTTAAGTATCTGTGGAACAACATCAAAAAATGGCAGTGTGTGTACAAGCAGTACGACACTGATCAGTCAGGCACTGTTGGCAGAGCTCAGGTGCCAGGTGCCTTGAAGGCTGCTGGGTTCCATCTGagtgagcagctctgccaggtgCTGGTGCGCAGGTACGCTGACGGGGACGGCAGCTTGGATTTCAACAACTTCATTAGCTGCTTGGTACGACTGGACAGCATGTTCCGGGCTTTCAAGTCCCTGGACCATGATGGAGATGGACAGATCAAAATGACCATTGAAGACTGGCTGCAGCTGACCATGTATTCGTGA